The Mercenaria mercenaria strain notata chromosome 8, MADL_Memer_1, whole genome shotgun sequence genome has a segment encoding these proteins:
- the LOC123522885 gene encoding DAZ-associated protein 1-like isoform X1, with product MHGFDRNEAGKLFVGGLSWDTTKDSLLEYFTQYGEVIDCVVMKNPETGKSRGFGFVTYRDTSCVDTVLSVPAHIVDGRQVDPKACNPKGSNRGGGGPMGGDHNRMNRGPRGGGGPQGDRKIFLGGLPNGVDEEAIRNFFGQYGKVLDVTVMYDAQKQRSRGFGFLTFESDDAVNQVCREHFVNFNGKKVECKRATPRNQGNQGNEEPPPHQIHVSHPGGMPHLELGMQPPQHAPGPMPGPEPQWTSPEGWNPHVQQSPPPPPQVGVPPQFQQATVQFQPGYQGEVPAGAPPGWPQQPPPQGAGGWPPGAPPPQPGVAPGSAQFIPQQPSATQSFASAQGTPGAPVYQYAAAPSAQQPPQANGQGLPQVAAVGQPAPAPSSYGYTTTTYAAPNVALPQSAASITARQYQDFGGTQQVQIATTMAPLQGTPAPTSTAVSYSAYPSPYGAPLPAGAAPTVAASDPYAQTALAHQQGAVQVAAPAVAPPAGQPAGVPAGYGSPLAQSPVAAGSGDPAAPKAVDYSSYYSAYGYAVETSPSAAVTAAYGAQPAPAQAPAPAQAPYASQDVPQAVAYGGAPAPSPTFQRQSSGQQFHPYARR from the exons ATGCATGGTTTTGATAGAAATGAAGCTGG AAAACTGTTTGTTGGAGGCCTTAGCTGGGATACAACTAAAG ACAGTTTGCTGGAGTATTTCACTCAATATGGAGAAGTGATTGACTGTGTTGTCATGAAGAATCCTGAGACAGGAAAATCTCGTGGATTTGGTTTTGTCACATACAGGGACACTTCCTGCGTAGATACTGTGCTATCAGTGCCAGCACATATTGTTGATGGGAGACAG gTTGACCCGAAAGCTTGTAACCCAAAGGGTTCCAATCGTGGAGGAGGTGGTCCAATGGGTGGTGATCACAACAGAATGAATAGG GGGCCAAGAGGAGGTGGAGGACCACAAGGAGACAGGAAGATATTTCTTGGTGGTTTACCAAATGGAGTTGATGAAGAGGCCATCAGAAACTTCTTTGGTCAGTATGGAAAG GTTTTAGATGTGACAGTAATGTACGATGCCCAGAAACAGAGATCTAGAG GCTTTGGATTCCTCACTTTCGAATCAGACGACGCTGTCAATCAAGTTTGCCGAGAACATTTTGTAAACTTCAACGGCAAAAAG GTTGAATGTAAAAGGGCCACACCTCGTAACCAAGGCAACCAGGGAAATGAGGAGCCGCCGCCCCACCAGATACACGTGTCCCATCCCGGGGGTATGCCTCACTTGGAGTTAGGCATGCAACCTCCACAACATGCACCAGGGCCAATGCCCGGTCCTGAACCCCAGTGGACATCTCCTGAAGGTTGGAACCCTCATGTGCAGCAGTCACCACCGCCCCCTCCCCAAGTAGGTGTGCCACCTCAGTTCCAACAAGCCACTGTACAGTTCCAGCCTGGGTACCAGGGTGAGGTTCCTGCTGGGGCTCCACCAGGCTGGCCACAGCAACCACCCCCACAAGGTGCAG GAGGTTGGCCCCCAGGAGCTCCGCCCCCACAGCCTGGAGTTGCACCTGGATCAGCACAATTCATACCCCAACAACCTTCAGCCACTCAGAGCTTTGCGAGTGCTCAAGGTACTCCAGGAGCCCCAGTGTACCAGTATGCGGCAGCACCATCAGCGCAGCAGCCACCGCAGGCCAATGGTCAAGGGTTACCCCAGGTGGCTGCAGTAGGTCAGCCTGCCCCGGCACCAAGCAGTTATGGTTACACAACAACCACATACGCTGCTCCAAATGTAGCTCTTCCACAGAGTGCAGCGTCTATAACTGCCAGACAGTATCAGGATTTTGGAG GCACACAACAGGTTCAGATAGCAACAACAATGGCTCCATTACAAGGTACACCTGCCCCTACTTCCACAGCAGTCTCTTATTCTGCCTACCCTAGTCCCTATGGTGCTCCATTACCCGCTGGGGCAGCCCCTACAGTTGCAGCATCAGACCCCTATGCTCAGACCGCCCTGGCACACCAACAGGGAGCAGTTCAGGTGGCAGCCCCAGCAGTAGCACCTCCCGCCGGACAGCCAGCTGGAGTCCCAG CAGGATATGGGAGCCCTCTTGCACAGTCACCAGTGGCAGCTGGGTCAGGGGATCCTGCAGCACCAAAGGCAGTGGATTACTCAAGCTACTACAGCGCTTATG GTTATGCTGTAGAGACAAGTCCTAGTGCAGCAGTGACAGCAGCATATGGAGCGCAGCCTGCCCCCGCACAAGCCCCGGCACCAGCCCAAGCCCCTTATGCTTCACAGGATGTGCCCCAGGCAGTCGCATATGGTGGAGCCCCAGCTCCGTCCCCTACTTTTCAGAGACAGAGCTCAGGACAGCAGTTCCATCCTTATGCACGGAGGTAG
- the LOC123522885 gene encoding DAZ-associated protein 1-like isoform X2, with amino-acid sequence MHGFDRNEAGKLFVGGLSWDTTKDSLLEYFTQYGEVIDCVVMKNPETGKSRGFGFVTYRDTSCVDTVLSVPAHIVDGRQVDPKACNPKGSNRGGGGPMGGDHNRMNRGPRGGGGPQGDRKIFLGGLPNGVDEEAIRNFFGQYGKVLDVTVMYDAQKQRSRGFGFLTFESDDAVNQVCREHFVNFNGKKVECKRATPRNQGNQGNEEPPPHQIHVSHPGGMPHLELGMQPPQHAPGPMPGPEPQWTSPEGWNPHVQQSPPPPPQVGVPPQFQQATVQFQPGYQGEVPAGAPPGWPQQPPPQGAGGWPPGAPPPQPGVAPGSAQFIPQQPSATQSFASAQGTPGAPVYQYAAAPSAQQPPQANGQGLPQVAAVGQPAPAPSSYGYTTTTYAAPNVALPQSAASITARQYQDFGGTQQVQIATTMAPLQGTPAPTSTAVSYSAYPSPYGAPLPAGAAPTVAASDPYAQTALAHQQGAVQVAAPAVAPPAGQPAGVPGYGSPLAQSPVAAGSGDPAAPKAVDYSSYYSAYGYAVETSPSAAVTAAYGAQPAPAQAPAPAQAPYASQDVPQAVAYGGAPAPSPTFQRQSSGQQFHPYARR; translated from the exons ATGCATGGTTTTGATAGAAATGAAGCTGG AAAACTGTTTGTTGGAGGCCTTAGCTGGGATACAACTAAAG ACAGTTTGCTGGAGTATTTCACTCAATATGGAGAAGTGATTGACTGTGTTGTCATGAAGAATCCTGAGACAGGAAAATCTCGTGGATTTGGTTTTGTCACATACAGGGACACTTCCTGCGTAGATACTGTGCTATCAGTGCCAGCACATATTGTTGATGGGAGACAG gTTGACCCGAAAGCTTGTAACCCAAAGGGTTCCAATCGTGGAGGAGGTGGTCCAATGGGTGGTGATCACAACAGAATGAATAGG GGGCCAAGAGGAGGTGGAGGACCACAAGGAGACAGGAAGATATTTCTTGGTGGTTTACCAAATGGAGTTGATGAAGAGGCCATCAGAAACTTCTTTGGTCAGTATGGAAAG GTTTTAGATGTGACAGTAATGTACGATGCCCAGAAACAGAGATCTAGAG GCTTTGGATTCCTCACTTTCGAATCAGACGACGCTGTCAATCAAGTTTGCCGAGAACATTTTGTAAACTTCAACGGCAAAAAG GTTGAATGTAAAAGGGCCACACCTCGTAACCAAGGCAACCAGGGAAATGAGGAGCCGCCGCCCCACCAGATACACGTGTCCCATCCCGGGGGTATGCCTCACTTGGAGTTAGGCATGCAACCTCCACAACATGCACCAGGGCCAATGCCCGGTCCTGAACCCCAGTGGACATCTCCTGAAGGTTGGAACCCTCATGTGCAGCAGTCACCACCGCCCCCTCCCCAAGTAGGTGTGCCACCTCAGTTCCAACAAGCCACTGTACAGTTCCAGCCTGGGTACCAGGGTGAGGTTCCTGCTGGGGCTCCACCAGGCTGGCCACAGCAACCACCCCCACAAGGTGCAG GAGGTTGGCCCCCAGGAGCTCCGCCCCCACAGCCTGGAGTTGCACCTGGATCAGCACAATTCATACCCCAACAACCTTCAGCCACTCAGAGCTTTGCGAGTGCTCAAGGTACTCCAGGAGCCCCAGTGTACCAGTATGCGGCAGCACCATCAGCGCAGCAGCCACCGCAGGCCAATGGTCAAGGGTTACCCCAGGTGGCTGCAGTAGGTCAGCCTGCCCCGGCACCAAGCAGTTATGGTTACACAACAACCACATACGCTGCTCCAAATGTAGCTCTTCCACAGAGTGCAGCGTCTATAACTGCCAGACAGTATCAGGATTTTGGAG GCACACAACAGGTTCAGATAGCAACAACAATGGCTCCATTACAAGGTACACCTGCCCCTACTTCCACAGCAGTCTCTTATTCTGCCTACCCTAGTCCCTATGGTGCTCCATTACCCGCTGGGGCAGCCCCTACAGTTGCAGCATCAGACCCCTATGCTCAGACCGCCCTGGCACACCAACAGGGAGCAGTTCAGGTGGCAGCCCCAGCAGTAGCACCTCCCGCCGGACAGCCAGCTGGAGTCCCAG GATATGGGAGCCCTCTTGCACAGTCACCAGTGGCAGCTGGGTCAGGGGATCCTGCAGCACCAAAGGCAGTGGATTACTCAAGCTACTACAGCGCTTATG GTTATGCTGTAGAGACAAGTCCTAGTGCAGCAGTGACAGCAGCATATGGAGCGCAGCCTGCCCCCGCACAAGCCCCGGCACCAGCCCAAGCCCCTTATGCTTCACAGGATGTGCCCCAGGCAGTCGCATATGGTGGAGCCCCAGCTCCGTCCCCTACTTTTCAGAGACAGAGCTCAGGACAGCAGTTCCATCCTTATGCACGGAGGTAG
- the LOC123522885 gene encoding DAZ-associated protein 1-like isoform X3, whose product MHGFDRNEAGKLFVGGLSWDTTKDSLLEYFTQYGEVIDCVVMKNPETGKSRGFGFVTYRDTSCVDTVLSVPAHIVDGRQVDPKACNPKGSNRGGGGPMGGDHNRMNRGPRGGGGPQGDRKIFLGGLPNGVDEEAIRNFFGQYGKVLDVTVMYDAQKQRSRGFGFLTFESDDAVNQVCREHFVNFNGKKVECKRATPRNQGNQGNEEPPPHQIHVSHPGGMPHLELGMQPPQHAPGPMPGPEPQWTSPEGWNPHVQQSPPPPPQVGVPPQFQQATVQFQPGYQGEVPAGAPPGWPQQPPPQGAGGWPPGAPPPQPGVAPGSAQFIPQQPSATQSFASAQGTPGAPVYQYAAAPSAQQPPQANGQGLPQVAAVGQPAPAPSSYGYTTTTYAAPNVALPQSAASITARQYQDFGGTQQVQIATTMAPLQAGYGSPLAQSPVAAGSGDPAAPKAVDYSSYYSAYGYAVETSPSAAVTAAYGAQPAPAQAPAPAQAPYASQDVPQAVAYGGAPAPSPTFQRQSSGQQFHPYARR is encoded by the exons ATGCATGGTTTTGATAGAAATGAAGCTGG AAAACTGTTTGTTGGAGGCCTTAGCTGGGATACAACTAAAG ACAGTTTGCTGGAGTATTTCACTCAATATGGAGAAGTGATTGACTGTGTTGTCATGAAGAATCCTGAGACAGGAAAATCTCGTGGATTTGGTTTTGTCACATACAGGGACACTTCCTGCGTAGATACTGTGCTATCAGTGCCAGCACATATTGTTGATGGGAGACAG gTTGACCCGAAAGCTTGTAACCCAAAGGGTTCCAATCGTGGAGGAGGTGGTCCAATGGGTGGTGATCACAACAGAATGAATAGG GGGCCAAGAGGAGGTGGAGGACCACAAGGAGACAGGAAGATATTTCTTGGTGGTTTACCAAATGGAGTTGATGAAGAGGCCATCAGAAACTTCTTTGGTCAGTATGGAAAG GTTTTAGATGTGACAGTAATGTACGATGCCCAGAAACAGAGATCTAGAG GCTTTGGATTCCTCACTTTCGAATCAGACGACGCTGTCAATCAAGTTTGCCGAGAACATTTTGTAAACTTCAACGGCAAAAAG GTTGAATGTAAAAGGGCCACACCTCGTAACCAAGGCAACCAGGGAAATGAGGAGCCGCCGCCCCACCAGATACACGTGTCCCATCCCGGGGGTATGCCTCACTTGGAGTTAGGCATGCAACCTCCACAACATGCACCAGGGCCAATGCCCGGTCCTGAACCCCAGTGGACATCTCCTGAAGGTTGGAACCCTCATGTGCAGCAGTCACCACCGCCCCCTCCCCAAGTAGGTGTGCCACCTCAGTTCCAACAAGCCACTGTACAGTTCCAGCCTGGGTACCAGGGTGAGGTTCCTGCTGGGGCTCCACCAGGCTGGCCACAGCAACCACCCCCACAAGGTGCAG GAGGTTGGCCCCCAGGAGCTCCGCCCCCACAGCCTGGAGTTGCACCTGGATCAGCACAATTCATACCCCAACAACCTTCAGCCACTCAGAGCTTTGCGAGTGCTCAAGGTACTCCAGGAGCCCCAGTGTACCAGTATGCGGCAGCACCATCAGCGCAGCAGCCACCGCAGGCCAATGGTCAAGGGTTACCCCAGGTGGCTGCAGTAGGTCAGCCTGCCCCGGCACCAAGCAGTTATGGTTACACAACAACCACATACGCTGCTCCAAATGTAGCTCTTCCACAGAGTGCAGCGTCTATAACTGCCAGACAGTATCAGGATTTTGGAG GCACACAACAGGTTCAGATAGCAACAACAATGGCTCCATTACAAG CAGGATATGGGAGCCCTCTTGCACAGTCACCAGTGGCAGCTGGGTCAGGGGATCCTGCAGCACCAAAGGCAGTGGATTACTCAAGCTACTACAGCGCTTATG GTTATGCTGTAGAGACAAGTCCTAGTGCAGCAGTGACAGCAGCATATGGAGCGCAGCCTGCCCCCGCACAAGCCCCGGCACCAGCCCAAGCCCCTTATGCTTCACAGGATGTGCCCCAGGCAGTCGCATATGGTGGAGCCCCAGCTCCGTCCCCTACTTTTCAGAGACAGAGCTCAGGACAGCAGTTCCATCCTTATGCACGGAGGTAG
- the LOC123522885 gene encoding DAZ-associated protein 1-like isoform X4 has translation MHGFDRNEAGKLFVGGLSWDTTKDSLLEYFTQYGEVIDCVVMKNPETGKSRGFGFVTYRDTSCVDTVLSVPAHIVDGRQVDPKACNPKGSNRGGGGPMGGDHNRMNRGPRGGGGPQGDRKIFLGGLPNGVDEEAIRNFFGQYGKVLDVTVMYDAQKQRSRGFGFLTFESDDAVNQVCREHFVNFNGKKVECKRATPRNQGNQGNEEPPPHQIHVSHPGGMPHLELGMQPPQHAPGPMPGPEPQWTSPEGWNPHVQQSPPPPPQVGVPPQFQQATVQFQPGYQGEVPAGAPPGWPQQPPPQGAGGWPPGAPPPQPGVAPGSAQFIPQQPSATQSFASAQGTPGAPVYQYAAAPSAQQPPQANGQGLPQVAAVGQPAPAPSSYGYTTTTYAAPNVALPQSAASITARQYQDFGGTQQVQIATTMAPLQGYGSPLAQSPVAAGSGDPAAPKAVDYSSYYSAYGYAVETSPSAAVTAAYGAQPAPAQAPAPAQAPYASQDVPQAVAYGGAPAPSPTFQRQSSGQQFHPYARR, from the exons ATGCATGGTTTTGATAGAAATGAAGCTGG AAAACTGTTTGTTGGAGGCCTTAGCTGGGATACAACTAAAG ACAGTTTGCTGGAGTATTTCACTCAATATGGAGAAGTGATTGACTGTGTTGTCATGAAGAATCCTGAGACAGGAAAATCTCGTGGATTTGGTTTTGTCACATACAGGGACACTTCCTGCGTAGATACTGTGCTATCAGTGCCAGCACATATTGTTGATGGGAGACAG gTTGACCCGAAAGCTTGTAACCCAAAGGGTTCCAATCGTGGAGGAGGTGGTCCAATGGGTGGTGATCACAACAGAATGAATAGG GGGCCAAGAGGAGGTGGAGGACCACAAGGAGACAGGAAGATATTTCTTGGTGGTTTACCAAATGGAGTTGATGAAGAGGCCATCAGAAACTTCTTTGGTCAGTATGGAAAG GTTTTAGATGTGACAGTAATGTACGATGCCCAGAAACAGAGATCTAGAG GCTTTGGATTCCTCACTTTCGAATCAGACGACGCTGTCAATCAAGTTTGCCGAGAACATTTTGTAAACTTCAACGGCAAAAAG GTTGAATGTAAAAGGGCCACACCTCGTAACCAAGGCAACCAGGGAAATGAGGAGCCGCCGCCCCACCAGATACACGTGTCCCATCCCGGGGGTATGCCTCACTTGGAGTTAGGCATGCAACCTCCACAACATGCACCAGGGCCAATGCCCGGTCCTGAACCCCAGTGGACATCTCCTGAAGGTTGGAACCCTCATGTGCAGCAGTCACCACCGCCCCCTCCCCAAGTAGGTGTGCCACCTCAGTTCCAACAAGCCACTGTACAGTTCCAGCCTGGGTACCAGGGTGAGGTTCCTGCTGGGGCTCCACCAGGCTGGCCACAGCAACCACCCCCACAAGGTGCAG GAGGTTGGCCCCCAGGAGCTCCGCCCCCACAGCCTGGAGTTGCACCTGGATCAGCACAATTCATACCCCAACAACCTTCAGCCACTCAGAGCTTTGCGAGTGCTCAAGGTACTCCAGGAGCCCCAGTGTACCAGTATGCGGCAGCACCATCAGCGCAGCAGCCACCGCAGGCCAATGGTCAAGGGTTACCCCAGGTGGCTGCAGTAGGTCAGCCTGCCCCGGCACCAAGCAGTTATGGTTACACAACAACCACATACGCTGCTCCAAATGTAGCTCTTCCACAGAGTGCAGCGTCTATAACTGCCAGACAGTATCAGGATTTTGGAG GCACACAACAGGTTCAGATAGCAACAACAATGGCTCCATTACAAG GATATGGGAGCCCTCTTGCACAGTCACCAGTGGCAGCTGGGTCAGGGGATCCTGCAGCACCAAAGGCAGTGGATTACTCAAGCTACTACAGCGCTTATG GTTATGCTGTAGAGACAAGTCCTAGTGCAGCAGTGACAGCAGCATATGGAGCGCAGCCTGCCCCCGCACAAGCCCCGGCACCAGCCCAAGCCCCTTATGCTTCACAGGATGTGCCCCAGGCAGTCGCATATGGTGGAGCCCCAGCTCCGTCCCCTACTTTTCAGAGACAGAGCTCAGGACAGCAGTTCCATCCTTATGCACGGAGGTAG